In one Agathobacter rectalis ATCC 33656 genomic region, the following are encoded:
- a CDS encoding helix-turn-helix domain-containing protein, with protein sequence MAVSYKRLWKLLVDKEMSKSDLRKKAEIAPNTMTKLRRDEEVSLTILSKICKTLHADFGDIVEYVPDAEIWDLYNENRELLGKDHIRGEQLPIDGYHLVVHVWIRNSNGQYLISQRSANRPTHPLMWECVGGSVVKGEDSLSGVIREAKEEVGIDLMPENGQVLFTKTRKIIDGKIYNDIMDVWLFDYDGEVDLGNATTDEVAQVAWMNGEQIKELFDANMFVDTLEYFFTEVDK encoded by the coding sequence ATGGCTGTATCTTATAAACGATTATGGAAATTATTAGTGGATAAAGAAATGAGCAAATCGGATTTGCGTAAAAAGGCAGAAATTGCTCCTAACACAATGACAAAGCTTCGCCGTGATGAAGAGGTGAGCCTTACAATTCTTAGCAAAATCTGTAAAACCTTACATGCAGATTTTGGGGATATTGTGGAGTATGTGCCGGATGCAGAAATATGGGATTTGTATAATGAGAACCGAGAGCTTCTGGGAAAAGACCATATCAGAGGAGAACAGTTACCGATAGACGGATACCATCTGGTGGTGCATGTCTGGATCCGTAATTCTAATGGACAGTACCTTATCTCGCAGCGTTCTGCAAACAGACCAACACATCCTTTGATGTGGGAATGTGTAGGCGGTTCGGTTGTAAAAGGTGAGGATAGTTTATCAGGAGTAATTCGAGAGGCAAAGGAAGAGGTTGGCATTGATTTGATGCCGGAAAATGGACAAGTGCTTTTTACAAAGACACGAAAAATCATTGATGGAAAAATTTATAATGATATTATGGATGTTTGGCTGTTTGATTACGATGGAGAGGTTGATTTAGGCAATGCCACAACGGATGAAGTGGCACAGGTTGCATGGATGAATGGGGAACAAATAAAAGAATTATTTGATGCAAATATGTTTGTGGATACATTGGAGTATTTTTTTACGGAAGTGGATAAGTAG
- a CDS encoding AAA domain-containing protein, producing the protein MNTQYYMVIIKGEIKTSEIMSCGYNRNTQKWDVKFNNGKTYSYAYLNVEKLTDPEVLNPNMYRISREGREFFDVNAIYVFRSGRESYWHICFGDGSERDYRRSDLHIIESCLAQSQSSNVFEYIKQIAGLSNLKNEETGEKLLSKKFDKISFVGSDVALAKYLNPSSLQGKRTEREYIPIFPFGCNNSQYKAVKNAMENQISVIQGPPGTGKTQTILNIIANILMQGKTVQIVSNNNSATENVYEKLSSPKYNLGFIAATLGSSKNKKLFVEHQDAAYPDFSSWKTGEDPSVLQKKIAEQSSQLKSVFAKQEKLACLRQELSQLVTEQEYFNQYVKESDVHTDSIKFKKKLSSKQWMVLWQECQLISEEKTAIGFWFKIKALFKYGVTDWSIYKQDISKIITTFQAMYYRAKQAELSAEIADIEKYSNSVNKNLLEDLCKQSMVVLKDKLARKYEGNSSRKTFSEDNLWKEPYNVLAEYPVILSTTFSSRNSLNSDVVYDYLIMDEASQVDIATGALALSCARNVVIVGDTKQLPNVVTDDIKAKAKAIFDRFNVSEGYQYTNSFLQSILDVMPNVTQTLLREHYRCHPKIINFCNQKFYRGELIIMTTDKGEEDVLSVVKTVAGNHERNHYSQRQIDVIKNEIIPKYVSNPEETGIIAPYKNQVEALSKEITDIDAATVHKFQGKEKENIIISTVDDEISDFADDPYLINVAVSRAKKKLMLVVTGNVQSKEHNITDLIDYIQYNNFEVTESKIYSIFDYLYKQYTEERRVYLQKHKKVSEYDSENLMYSLIEDIISANKYSSLEVVCHFPLNMLIKNPELLNEQECQYAMNPATHLDFLIYNRIGKKPVLAIEVDGYEYHKEDTIQASRDLLKNHIMELYEIPLLRFKTNGSGEREKIVEMLDKLV; encoded by the coding sequence ATGAATACACAATATTATATGGTCATTATCAAGGGTGAAATAAAGACATCCGAAATAATGTCATGTGGTTACAATAGAAATACCCAAAAATGGGATGTAAAATTCAATAATGGAAAAACATACTCGTATGCATATTTGAATGTGGAAAAGTTGACTGATCCGGAGGTTTTGAATCCTAACATGTATCGGATTAGCAGAGAAGGACGAGAGTTCTTTGATGTTAATGCAATATATGTATTTAGAAGCGGAAGGGAGTCTTATTGGCACATTTGTTTTGGCGATGGTAGTGAAAGAGATTATCGTCGGAGCGACTTGCATATTATAGAGTCATGTCTTGCCCAGAGTCAGTCATCAAATGTATTTGAATATATAAAGCAAATTGCAGGTTTGAGTAATCTTAAGAATGAAGAGACTGGTGAAAAATTATTGTCTAAGAAGTTTGACAAGATTTCTTTTGTGGGTAGTGATGTGGCCTTAGCAAAGTATTTGAATCCATCGTCATTGCAAGGGAAAAGAACAGAACGCGAATACATTCCGATTTTCCCATTTGGATGCAATAACAGTCAGTATAAGGCTGTAAAAAATGCCATGGAGAATCAGATCAGTGTTATACAGGGACCTCCAGGAACGGGAAAGACACAGACGATATTGAATATTATTGCCAATATATTAATGCAAGGGAAAACGGTACAGATAGTATCCAATAATAATTCGGCAACGGAAAACGTATATGAAAAATTATCTTCTCCAAAATACAATTTAGGTTTTATTGCTGCGACATTAGGAAGTTCTAAAAATAAGAAATTATTTGTTGAGCATCAGGACGCTGCTTATCCCGACTTTTCGTCGTGGAAAACGGGAGAAGATCCAAGTGTTTTGCAGAAGAAAATAGCAGAGCAATCCAGTCAGTTAAAAAGTGTTTTTGCTAAGCAGGAAAAATTAGCGTGTTTAAGGCAGGAACTTTCACAGTTGGTTACTGAACAGGAATATTTCAATCAATATGTTAAAGAATCAGATGTTCATACAGATAGTATTAAGTTCAAGAAAAAACTATCTTCAAAGCAATGGATGGTATTGTGGCAGGAGTGCCAGTTGATTTCAGAAGAGAAAACGGCAATAGGATTTTGGTTTAAGATAAAAGCTTTATTTAAATATGGAGTAACCGATTGGAGTATTTATAAGCAGGATATTTCAAAGATAATTACAACCTTTCAGGCAATGTATTATCGTGCAAAGCAGGCGGAGTTGTCTGCGGAAATTGCAGATATTGAAAAGTATTCAAATAGTGTTAATAAGAATTTGCTTGAGGATTTATGCAAACAGTCAATGGTTGTCCTAAAAGACAAACTGGCAAGGAAATATGAAGGTAACAGTAGTAGAAAAACTTTTAGTGAAGATAATTTGTGGAAGGAACCATACAATGTACTGGCTGAGTATCCGGTTATATTAAGTACAACATTTTCATCAAGAAACAGCCTGAATTCAGATGTGGTGTATGATTATCTTATCATGGATGAGGCATCACAGGTAGATATTGCAACCGGTGCGTTGGCATTGTCCTGTGCAAGGAATGTTGTTATTGTGGGTGATACCAAGCAACTTCCTAATGTTGTTACAGATGATATAAAGGCCAAAGCAAAAGCTATATTTGACAGATTTAATGTGAGTGAAGGATATCAGTATACAAACAGTTTTCTGCAATCCATTTTGGATGTTATGCCTAATGTAACACAAACATTGTTACGGGAACATTATAGGTGTCACCCAAAAATAATAAATTTCTGTAACCAGAAATTCTATCGTGGTGAATTGATTATTATGACAACGGATAAGGGTGAAGAGGATGTTTTATCGGTAGTAAAAACGGTAGCGGGAAATCATGAACGTAACCATTATAGTCAGCGCCAGATAGATGTTATTAAAAATGAGATTATACCAAAATATGTTTCAAATCCGGAAGAAACCGGAATTATTGCACCGTACAAAAATCAGGTAGAAGCATTAAGCAAGGAGATAACAGATATTGATGCTGCTACAGTGCATAAGTTCCAGGGCAAGGAGAAAGAGAATATTATCATATCTACTGTGGATGATGAAATATCTGATTTTGCAGATGATCCATATTTAATCAATGTTGCTGTATCAAGAGCCAAAAAGAAATTGATGTTGGTTGTAACTGGAAATGTGCAATCAAAAGAGCACAATATAACAGATTTGATTGATTACATTCAGTATAATAATTTTGAGGTTACTGAAAGCAAGATTTATTCGATTTTTGATTACCTTTACAAGCAGTATACTGAGGAAAGAAGAGTATACTTGCAGAAGCACAAAAAAGTATCAGAATATGATTCGGAAAATCTGATGTATTCATTGATAGAGGACATTATCTCAGCTAACAAGTATTCAAGCTTGGAAGTTGTTTGTCATTTTCCGTTGAATATGTTGATTAAGAATCCAGAATTATTAAATGAGCAGGAATGTCAGTATGCAATGAATCCAGCAACACATTTAGATTTTCTGATTTATAACAGAATTGGTAAAAAGCCTGTGTTGGCGATTGAGGTTGACGGATATGAATACCATAAAGAGGATACCATTCAGGCTTCAAGAGATTTATTGAAAAATCATATAATGGAGCTGTACGAAATTCCATTACTGAGATTTAAAACAAATGGTAGCGGTGAAAGAGAAAAGATTGTAGAGATGCTGGATAAGTTGGTTTGA
- a CDS encoding GNAT family N-acetyltransferase, translated as MAKNYKYKKATIADIDELVKTRIIVLRAANKLSNDVDMSLVEKESYEYYKRALETGEHIAYLVYDNGAFVGAGGVSFYQVMPTYHNPTGKKAYIMNMYTASEYRRQGIAFHTLDLLVKDVRKQGVSQIALEATEMGRPLYEKYGFVKMEDEMELIK; from the coding sequence ATGGCAAAAAACTATAAATATAAAAAAGCAACCATAGCAGACATAGATGAACTTGTAAAAACTAGAATTATCGTCCTTCGAGCAGCTAACAAACTATCGAATGATGTGGATATGTCATTGGTGGAAAAAGAATCCTATGAGTATTATAAGCGTGCATTAGAAACCGGTGAGCATATTGCATATTTGGTGTATGATAATGGGGCATTTGTCGGTGCAGGTGGTGTCAGCTTTTATCAGGTTATGCCGACCTACCATAATCCAACAGGTAAAAAGGCTTATATTATGAATATGTATACAGCATCGGAATATCGGAGACAGGGGATTGCATTTCATACATTAGATTTACTGGTAAAGGATGTAAGGAAACAGGGCGTATCACAGATTGCTTTAGAGGCGACAGAGATGGGACGGCCATTGTATGAAAAGTATGGATTTGTAAAAATGGAAGATGAAATGGAGCTGATAAAATGA
- a CDS encoding ATP-binding protein — MKEKEHQSIEWKESWQDEYLKWICGYANAYGGTIYIGTDDDGNVVGIDNARDLLERIPNKITDTMGIIVDVNLLYKGELEYLQIIVDKYPSLISFRGKYYYRSGSTMREITGKELERALLKTQGRTWDGVPLPKLTVADLKQDAIQLFKDKAVKRGRLTKEEVSVEDTILMDNLHLIDEDGYLIRAAMLAFYKDPEKWVTGSYIKIGYFGKSDSDLVYQDEVHGPLIEQVDKTVDLVYTKYMKALIDYEGVQRIEQFMFHKDAFREILLNAVVHKDYSSCNPIQISVYEDKIYIWNDGEMPPNLDSTDKLFMKHSSKPYNPKLANVFFKSGMIEAWGRGFEKIREACALYDGPLPEYEINEAGIMVLCKACDKYLGLLRNDGQHHGQCDQEGDHDEEQDIMRQIIAFCMEPKTASEIMQKFNLERSYFRRHYLNKMLKTGKLQRTEPDKPKSKNQKYYS; from the coding sequence ATGAAGGAAAAAGAACATCAATCCATAGAGTGGAAGGAATCATGGCAGGATGAGTATTTGAAATGGATTTGTGGATATGCCAATGCCTATGGTGGAACAATATACATAGGTACGGATGACGATGGTAATGTTGTAGGTATTGATAATGCAAGAGATTTATTAGAGCGAATCCCCAATAAAATTACGGACACAATGGGAATCATTGTAGATGTAAATTTGTTATATAAAGGCGAACTTGAGTATCTGCAGATAATTGTTGATAAATATCCATCTTTAATAAGTTTTCGTGGGAAATATTATTATCGTTCAGGAAGTACCATGCGTGAAATTACCGGAAAGGAATTAGAAAGAGCTTTGTTAAAAACGCAGGGAAGAACATGGGATGGTGTGCCTCTACCCAAACTGACGGTAGCTGATTTAAAGCAGGATGCAATACAGTTATTCAAAGATAAGGCAGTGAAAAGAGGAAGGCTTACAAAGGAAGAAGTCAGTGTGGAAGATACTATATTGATGGATAACCTGCACCTGATTGATGAAGATGGATATTTGATAAGAGCAGCAATGCTTGCGTTTTATAAAGATCCAGAGAAGTGGGTAACAGGTTCTTATATCAAAATCGGATATTTTGGAAAATCAGATTCGGATTTGGTGTACCAGGATGAGGTGCACGGTCCTTTGATAGAGCAGGTAGATAAGACCGTTGATTTAGTTTATACAAAATATATGAAGGCATTGATTGATTATGAGGGAGTCCAGAGAATTGAGCAGTTTATGTTCCACAAGGACGCATTTCGTGAGATTTTGTTAAATGCCGTTGTTCATAAGGATTACAGCAGTTGCAATCCAATTCAGATTAGCGTTTACGAGGACAAGATATATATTTGGAATGATGGTGAGATGCCTCCAAATCTGGATTCTACTGACAAGTTGTTTATGAAACATTCATCAAAGCCTTATAATCCGAAATTGGCTAACGTCTTTTTCAAAAGCGGTATGATTGAAGCTTGGGGAAGAGGATTTGAGAAGATTAGGGAAGCCTGTGCGTTGTATGATGGACCATTGCCGGAATACGAGATTAATGAGGCTGGAATTATGGTTCTTTGCAAGGCTTGTGATAAGTATCTGGGGTTGTTGAGGAATGATGGTCAGCATCATGGTCAATGCGACCAAGAAGGTGACCATGATGAAGAACAAGATATAATGAGGCAGATAATCGCATTTTGCATGGAACCCAAAACTGCAAGTGAAATAATGCAAAAATTCAATTTGGAGCGTTCATATTTTCGAAGGCATTATCTAAATAAGATGCTCAAAACTGGTAAGTTACAAAGAACTGAGCCTGATAAACCGAAAAGTAAGAATCAAAAGTATTATTCGTAA
- a CDS encoding histidine phosphatase family protein, whose protein sequence is MTRVYFVRHAQPEHDWEEDRTRPLTEEGKKDSAIVLEFLKDKKIDAFYCSPYKRSMDTIAEAADFFTKEIITDERLREREKGLDGNNHGMFRKRWADHNYHEEGGESIAMVQKRNIEALNEILSDNTDKDIVIGTHGTALSTILNFYDNNFGCEDFLRIIDWMPYIIELDFESSCNELEFECPSYSFKLIGKQEHCYIEKEFKGK, encoded by the coding sequence ATGACAAGAGTTTATTTCGTGCGTCACGCACAGCCGGAACACGATTGGGAAGAAGACAGAACAAGACCTTTGACGGAAGAAGGCAAGAAAGATTCTGCAATTGTTTTGGAATTTTTGAAGGATAAGAAAATAGATGCGTTTTATTGTAGTCCGTATAAACGTAGCATGGATACAATTGCAGAGGCAGCAGATTTTTTCACAAAAGAGATTATAACAGATGAGAGATTGAGGGAGCGTGAAAAGGGACTTGATGGAAACAACCACGGAATGTTCCGAAAACGGTGGGCTGATCACAATTATCATGAAGAAGGTGGAGAGTCCATTGCTATGGTGCAAAAACGTAACATAGAGGCACTGAATGAGATTTTATCAGATAATACGGATAAAGATATTGTTATAGGAACCCATGGTACTGCCCTTAGTACGATATTGAATTTTTATGACAATAATTTTGGATGTGAAGATTTTTTAAGAATTATTGACTGGATGCCATATATTATCGAACTGGACTTTGAAAGCAGCTGTAACGAACTGGAATTTGAATGTCCGAGTTACAGTTTTAAGCTGATTGGCAAACAGGAACATTGTTATATAGAGAAGGAATTTAAAGGTAAGTAG
- a CDS encoding flavodoxin family protein produces the protein MKAEVKMKVLVMNCSPVRNGATAEIVNIVTARLEKKHDVKNICIDDYDIKFCKGCRTCHNTAKCVQNDDVDRIIEQYEWADIVISVSPSYWADVPGQFKSFIDRCTPWCNTHEPHAKISSGKKGYVIALRTGPGMRECERIIATIEHFYGHMEIECCDSLGLCSVEYKEDLDCRKEEIIEFCNQIE, from the coding sequence ATGAAAGCGGAGGTCAAAATGAAAGTATTGGTAATGAATTGTAGTCCTGTAAGAAATGGAGCAACAGCAGAAATTGTTAATATAGTTACTGCTCGTCTGGAAAAGAAACATGATGTTAAAAATATATGTATTGATGATTATGATATAAAATTTTGCAAAGGATGTAGAACTTGTCATAATACAGCAAAATGTGTTCAGAATGACGATGTTGATAGGATAATTGAGCAATATGAATGGGCTGATATTGTTATATCTGTCTCTCCGTCGTATTGGGCAGATGTACCAGGACAATTTAAATCTTTTATTGATAGATGCACTCCGTGGTGTAACACACATGAACCGCATGCCAAGATAAGTAGTGGTAAGAAGGGATATGTTATCGCATTAAGAACTGGACCGGGAATGAGGGAATGTGAGAGGATTATTGCAACCATAGAACATTTTTATGGACATATGGAAATTGAATGTTGTGATAGTCTTGGTTTGTGTTCGGTGGAATATAAGGAAGATTTGGACTGTAGGAAAGAAGAAATTATAGAATTTTGTAACCAGATAGAGTAA
- the aac(6') gene encoding aminoglycoside 6'-N-acetyltransferase, with the protein MVKLIRKATLEDVPQLVSLAIQMWKSHTVEDLTKIFCEHIRKGKNIIFLAISEEHIVGFAQCGLRFDYVEGTDSSPVGYLEGIFVLEEYKKRGYAKELLGECQNWAKDQGCLEFASDCELDNEDSLKFHLKMGFAEANRIICFTKSLTDLEE; encoded by the coding sequence GTGGTAAAATTGATTCGAAAAGCTACTTTAGAGGATGTTCCCCAACTTGTGAGCTTGGCAATTCAAATGTGGAAATCACACACAGTTGAAGATTTAACAAAGATTTTTTGCGAACATATAAGAAAAGGTAAAAATATTATTTTTCTTGCTATATCAGAGGAACATATAGTTGGATTTGCACAATGCGGATTAAGGTTTGACTATGTAGAGGGAACTGATTCTAGTCCGGTAGGATATTTGGAAGGCATTTTTGTTTTAGAAGAATATAAAAAAAGAGGTTATGCGAAAGAATTGTTAGGAGAATGTCAGAATTGGGCAAAGGATCAGGGGTGCCTTGAGTTTGCGAGTGACTGTGAGTTGGATAATGAAGATAGTCTTAAGTTTCATTTGAAAATGGGGTTTGCGGAAGCAAATAGAATTATTTGTTTTACGAAAAGTTTAACAGATTTAGAGGAGTAG